In Myxococcota bacterium, the DNA window GACGACCTCGGGCAGCCTCCCGGGCTTCGGGCGGATCACCGCTGCGAGCGAGGATGTGTTCGTTGGAATCTCGGGGCCCGGCGGGGGGATGGACCTCGTCTACGCCGTGGACGTCATGACCGGAGCGCTCACCCCGCTGTCGGGAAGCGGTCTCCTGGGTGATGGGATCATCGACCTCGAAGCCCCGATGTCGCTGCCGGAGCCGGGGGCGCTCGTCCTGCAGGCGACGGGCGTCGTGCTGGTGCTCTGGCTCGCGCGCACGCGACGGGGGCGCCAGCTTCGCTGAGCGCCCTCGCTGGTCGATAGGTAGACCGGCGCCCACGCACCCCGGGGCCGAGCGAGATCAGTGCGGCGCTGCGGTGTCGTGCCGTGGCCGGAGTGGCAACACCAGTTCGAGTGCAGTGCCGACACCGGGCTCTGAGGCGATGCGCACGGCGCCCGCGTGCATGTGCAGGATGCCCAGCAGCGTCGACAGGCCGAGGCCTCGACCGGGGAACTTCGTGGAGTAGAACGGGTCGAAGATGCGCGGGAGGTCGGCCGCCGCCACACCGCAACCCTCGTCCGCGACCTCGAGGAAGACGTACTCGCCGGCGTCGCGGCCCTCTCCCATTACGAATCGGCAGAGCGCGTCTGGGGTCAGGTGCCGGCGGCCGCCGGTGAGCGTGACCGAGCCGTCCCTTCCACTCAGGGCTTCCGCACTGTTCTGGAGGAGTCCCGAGAGCGCTTGCTGGAGCAGACTCGCGTCTCCGAGGATGGGCGCGGGCGTCTCGGGCAGGACGATCTCGATCGGCGCACCGGCGAACCCCGCCGCCGTCTTGTGCACCAGCTCGAAGAAGTCGAGGGGCTCGTCGCGGCGCACCGAGTTTCCGGAGAACTGCAGCAGCTGCCCGGTGAGCTGGGTGGCGCGCTCCGCTTCGCGATCGATGTCGAGGGTGAGATCCCGTACGACCCGGTCTTCCGTGGCGGTTCGGATCGTGGCTGACGTCATCAGGAGGGTGGTCAGGATGTTGTTGAACTGATGCACGATCCCGCCCGCCATCGTGCCGAGCCGCTCGAGTTCGTTCGTGAGGTGGCGCCGCTCGATCTCGGCCACCTGCGCTTCCAGCTGCCGGGCGTAGGCACGGGACGAGCGCGCTTCCTCCTCGGACCGTCGCCTCGAGGATTCGTAGGCCCAGGTGACCCCGAAGGTCGCCATCACGAGGAGCAGCGCGCCGAGGAAGCGGGTCGACTCGCCCGGGTAGGCGGGAAGCGGGTAGGGAAATGGAAGGCCCGCGATCGACCAGCACGCCGTCGCGAACAGGTAGGCGCAGGTGAACGCGGTCCAGAGCGTCGCCGCGCGTCGGCTCGTCAGCAGCAGGGCGACCAGCGGCATCAGCGATGCGCCGAAGAGGAGCGCGAAGAGCTGCCCCCCGGTGGCCATCGTGACCGCTGCCAGGGTGGGAAAGGAGATGCCGACGAAGGCGTTCGCGAGGTGATCGAGGGAGCGGCCGCGCTTCAGCGGGACGAGCAGAGCGGCGACCCCGGCTGCGTTCAGGGCCGCGAGCGCAGCGAGCCCAGGCTGCTGGGCCCAGACGAATACGGCCCCGGCGCCGAGGTAGGCAGCGGTGCCGACGAAGATCGAGCCAGCGAGGTGGCGGGCACGTCTTCGGACTTCGCGCGGACCGGAGAGGTACGTCGACGCCAGCCACCGGTCGAGTTTCGAGTGGTGGACGTCCCACGCCTGCGCTTGTCGGACCCGCATCGGAATCTCGCTGACCTCGAATCGGCGGGAGCCGGAAGACCTCTATCGGAAGATGCCCAGGTCTTGAATACGTGTTTCTACCTAGGCGCGGCGAGCGGGGCCTGATGTCCTCTGGGCTCAGCCGTGGCGGATGCCGCCGAGCGCCAGGGAGACCAGCTGGGGCACGACCTTCTCGCTGATCCCCGGCCGGGTGAACAGGGTGCGCACGGTGAACGGCCCGAGGATCAGGTCGGCCGCCAGCTCGAGGTCGGTCTCGGCCGGGATCTCGCCGCGGTCGATCGCGCGCTGGAGCACGCGCAGCAGGGGCTGACGTCGGCCACGAACGACCGGGGCGAAGCGTTCCATCAGCTCCGGATTGTGGGAGAGCTCACCGGCGAGGCTCGGGGTGATCGCCCCGAGCGGGGTCGAGCTGTAGATCTTCAGGTAGCTGCGGAGCATCTGCTCGAGGTCGGACACCAGGTTTCCGGTGTCCGCGTCCTCCAGGCCGGGCAGCTGCCCGAAGGCCTCGATGACCAGCGGCAGCTTCGACGACCAGCGCCGGTAGATGGTTGCCTTGCCCACACCGGCGCGACCCGCGATGCCCTCGACGGTCAGGCCCGAATAGCCGTGCTCGGCGAGCAGCGCGAGCGTGGCGTCCAGGATCGCCTGGTGGGCTTCCT includes these proteins:
- a CDS encoding ATP-binding protein, with protein sequence MRVRQAQAWDVHHSKLDRWLASTYLSGPREVRRRARHLAGSIFVGTAAYLGAGAVFVWAQQPGLAALAALNAAGVAALLVPLKRGRSLDHLANAFVGISFPTLAAVTMATGGQLFALLFGASLMPLVALLLTSRRAATLWTAFTCAYLFATACWSIAGLPFPYPLPAYPGESTRFLGALLLVMATFGVTWAYESSRRRSEEEARSSRAYARQLEAQVAEIERRHLTNELERLGTMAGGIVHQFNNILTTLLMTSATIRTATEDRVVRDLTLDIDREAERATQLTGQLLQFSGNSVRRDEPLDFFELVHKTAAGFAGAPIEIVLPETPAPILGDASLLQQALSGLLQNSAEALSGRDGSVTLTGGRRHLTPDALCRFVMGEGRDAGEYVFLEVADEGCGVAAADLPRIFDPFYSTKFPGRGLGLSTLLGILHMHAGAVRIASEPGVGTALELVLPLRPRHDTAAPH
- a CDS encoding TetR/AcrR family transcriptional regulator, with product TVSEFRSPGGGPTDRPAPRSRVAAENPAASAAGRPRSEEAHQAILDATLALLAEHGYSGLTVEGIAGRAGVGKATIYRRWSSKLPLVIEAFGQLPGLEDADTGNLVSDLEQMLRSYLKIYSSTPLGAITPSLAGELSHNPELMERFAPVVRGRRQPLLRVLQRAIDRGEIPAETDLELAADLILGPFTVRTLFTRPGISEKVVPQLVSLALGGIRHG